TTAAAGCATCCTTATTGATATTACGTTTTTCCATTTAACGATAGGAGAAATCTTTAATTCCAATGATTATCTGAGATTTCTCACTCCGCAGGCTCCATTCGAAATGAAAGCAAGGTTCGGGCATTTAAAACTACCTACACATCATCATAATCTACATAGATCTCCGGTGTGGTAGGGTGTGCCTGGCAAGTCAGGATAAGGCCTTCGGCGATCTCGCCGTCGGTCAGTATGGCGTTTTTCTTCATTTCAGCCTTACCGTTAGTGATGCGGGCCATACAGCTGCTGCAAATACCGCCCTGGCAGGAGTAAGGCGCATCGATGCCCTGTTTTAGTGCGGCATCCAGTATCGTCATTTGCTGCGACATAAGGAAAGTAACCTCCTCGTCGTCAACCAGTACAGTTATTTTTGTCTGCCCATCTAAGTTCTCCTCGATCTTCTTCTCGGCTATCGGTGTTGAGAACAGTTCGAATTTAATATTCTTTTCGGGTACATTATTTTCTTTCAGCACCTCATTTACCGCGAGGATCATTTCCTCCGGACCGCACAGGTAAAATTTAGCGAATTCTTTTTCCTTGTGTTTATTCCTGATAACGAAGTTAACGGTAGAACGCTCGATCCTGCCGAAAAGCGCATCTTCGGCCCTGGCCTGGCTGAACACGAAATGCACGAAGAAGCGCCCTACATATTCCTGCTGCAGTTTATGCAGGAAGTCGTGGAAGATAGTATCGTTTGGTGTCTTGTTGCCGTATACCAGCACAAACGTGCTCTCGGGTTCGCTCTGTAAAACCGACTGTATTATAGAAAGTACCGGGGTGATGCCGCTGCCGGCTGCAAATGCTGCATAGTTGCGCTGCCTGTCGGCTTTTGGCTCAAAAGTGAATTTTCCTTCGGGGGTGCCTACCTCCATGGTATCGCCTATGGTAAGCCTTTCGTTTGCAAAAACAGAAAAGCCGCCGTTCTTTACTGCCTTAATGGCCACACGAAGCTCATTGCTGCCCGGCGCGGAACATATAGAATAGGCCTTGCGGATCTCCTGGCCTTCAAATTCGGTTTTGATATTGATGTACTGACCTGCGGTAAAGCTATAATCTTCTTTTAATTTTTCGGGGATCTCAAAAGCTATGGAAACAGCCTGTGGCGTTTCCCTCCTGATATCTTTTATGACAAGCGAATGAAATGTAGACATGTTTGTAAATTTCCTGCAAAAATACGCATCCTTTTGCGGAAATAAAAAAGTAACCTGTTTTTAATATACCTAAGAATATTATGCATAACATTTTTATGTATATTTGTTTTGTAAAAATAACCGATGAAAAATTCACAGCTTTATAAAGGCAGCCTCACCACCATAATCATGA
Above is a genomic segment from Flavobacterium album containing:
- a CDS encoding 2Fe-2S iron-sulfur cluster-binding protein — encoded protein: MSTFHSLVIKDIRRETPQAVSIAFEIPEKLKEDYSFTAGQYINIKTEFEGQEIRKAYSICSAPGSNELRVAIKAVKNGGFSVFANERLTIGDTMEVGTPEGKFTFEPKADRQRNYAAFAAGSGITPVLSIIQSVLQSEPESTFVLVYGNKTPNDTIFHDFLHKLQQEYVGRFFVHFVFSQARAEDALFGRIERSTVNFVIRNKHKEKEFAKFYLCGPEEMILAVNEVLKENNVPEKNIKFELFSTPIAEKKIEENLDGQTKITVLVDDEEVTFLMSQQMTILDAALKQGIDAPYSCQGGICSSCMARITNGKAEMKKNAILTDGEIAEGLILTCQAHPTTPEIYVDYDDV